GGACCTGGTGGTGGCGGTGGTGGGCGAGGAGATCGACCTTCTGGAAAGCAGCATCGAGCGCAGGCCGCCCGGCGCCGCCACGCCGTCGAGCCGCGCGGTGGACGTGCTGATGAGGGCCACGCGCGGGCTGATGCGCGAGCCGGAGCTGGCCGACGCGCTCATCCGCTCGCTCATCATGGCGGAGGTCCAGACCCCGTTCGGCGAGCGCATGACGGGGCTGCTGCTGCGCGTCTCGGCCGACGGCCTGAGCCTCGAGGAGGCGACCGAGGAGCAGCTCGACCTCGCGGGCTCCCTGGCCAGCGTGTGGGTCCAGGAGCTCCTGGAGATGCTCCGCGGCCGCCGCACCTACGACCAGATCCAGCGTCGCATCGAGACCGCCGCCGCCAGGCTGCTCACCGATATCTAAGGCTGCGCCGATCGCCTAGTTCGCCAGGTGGAACGTGCGGCGGTAGGCGTGCGGTGAGACCCCCACCGCCGCCTGCAGGTGCTGCCTGAGCGAGGCCGGCGTGCCGAAGCCGGCGCGGTCCGCGATGCGGTCCACCGGGAGGTCGCTGGTCTCCAGGAGGTGTCTGGCCAGGGCGACGCGCTGCTGGATCAGCCATTGACCGGGGCTCAGCCCCACCTCCTGCCGGAAATGCCGGGTGAACGTACGCCTGCTCATACCGGCGTGACCCGCCAGGTCGTCCAGCCGGAGCGGGGCGCCCAGCCGCTCCATGGCCCAGGCCCTGGTCGGAGCGGTGCCGACGCTGGACGGCTCGGGCACCGGATGCTCGATGTACTGCGCCTGGCCACCGTCCCGCCACGGCGGCACCACGCACCCCCTGGCCACCTGGTTGGCGACCCGGCTGCCGTGGTCGCGGCGGACGAGGTGGAGGAAGAGGTCGACCCCGGCCGACGCGCCCGCCGAGGTGAGCACGTCGCCGTCGTCCACGAACAGCACGTCCGCGTCCACCCGCACCTTCGGGAACACGGCGGCGAACCGCTCGGCGTGCCGCCAGTGCGTGGTCGCCGGGCGGCCGTCGAGCAGCCCCACGGCCGCCAGCACGAACGTGCCGACGCAGATGGACACGACCCGAGCGCCGGGACGGATCCGGGCGAGCGCCCCGTCCAGGCCGGCGGGCAGCGAGTCCCTGCCCGTGATCCCGGAGAACCACTCCGCGGCGGGCACCACCACCGTGTCGGCGCGCTCCAGCACGCTCGCGTCATGCTCGACCGCGACCCGGTAGTCGGCGGCGGTGGCGACGGGCGTGCCGTCGGGCGTGCAGGTGACCACCTCGTAGAGCGGCTCGCCGCCGGGCCCCTGCGCGGTGCCGAAGATCCGGGAGGGAATGCTCAGCTCGAACGGGATGATCCCGTCAACGGCGAGGACGGCGACTCGATGCATGGCCCGATCTTTACACAGAATGGCCTTTGGGCCACTCGCGGGCTCCGCCCTGGAACCAGGAGGCTGGTCTCATGAAGATGAAAGCGATCAGCCAGGACACCCTGGGCGGCCCCGAGGTGCTGAAGACGGTCGAGGTCGACAAGCCGGTTCCGGGCCCGACGGAGGTGCTGGTGCGGGTGGAGGCGGCAGGGCTGAACCCGACCGACTGGAAGACCCGCCAGTCGGGCGGCTTCCTGACGGACAGACTTCCGTTCGTACTCGGCTACGACGTCTCGGGCGTGGTCGAGGCCTCTGGTTTCGGGCAGGCGCTCTACAAGCCGGGCGACGAGGTGTTCGGCATGCTGAAGTACCCGGACGCGCACGGCGCCTTCGCCGAGTACGTGACCGCGCCGTCTCGGCATTTCGTGCGTAAGCCCGCCAACATCGACCATGTCCAGGCGGCCGGGATCCCACTCGCGGGGCTGACGGCGTACCAGGCGCTCGTGGACGTCGCCGGGTTGAAGGGCGGGCAGCGCGTGCTGATTCACGCCGCCGCGGGCGGCGTGGGGCATCTCGCGGTCCAGATCGCCAAGGCGCGCGGCGCTTATGTGATCGGGACGGCCAGCGCGGCCAAGCACGAGTTCCTGCGCGGCCTGGGCGCCGACGAGCTGGTCGACTACCGTAACGAGGACTTCGCCGAGGTCGTGCGGGACGTGGACGTGGTGCTCGACACCATCGGCGGCGACTACGGGCCGCGCTCGCTGCCCACCTTGCGCCGGGACGGCGTGATCGTCTCGCTGGTGCTCAGGGAGCTCGACCCCGGTTTCCACGAGCGGGCCGCCGAGCTGGGCATCCGCGCGGAGGCGGTGCTGGTGGAGCCGGACCAGGCCGCGATGCGCGCCCTCGCGGCCCTGGTCGAGGCCGGCAAGCTGCGGGTGGAGATCGCCGCCGTCCTTCCGCTGGCGGAGGCCGCCAAGGCCCACGAGCTCGGCGAGACGAACCGCACCACCGGCAAGATCGTCCTCACCGTCGCCCACTGACCCCACCGCCGGGCCGCAACCCCCCGGCAGCGGCCGTGCAGTGCAGCACTTTGGGCACCACACCACGGAAGTGCGCTAGAACGCTATGTCGCCGTTGACTCACAGCATTACAGTCCGTGAAAGGAATGCAACCCTGCGCTGCCAATCGTATAGATTTTCGAAAGAACACCTGCCACCGAAGCAAAGGGCTGTGCCCTAGATCTCCGATCGACCGCATGGCATCAGAACCAGTCAGTCTGTCAGTGGCAGCGTCTATACAGGGGGTGTCACTCGCTCCCCGGCCTGAGGTGGGGGCTTGCCCCGATGGGGCGGGCCTGAGTGACCAGACCCAGCCACCACGCAAGAGGGAGGTGACCTTGGTGGCTACGTTTCACGTAGGGCAGCAGACCGACCCTGCCGTGCTTCTCCAGCGGCAGGCTCTCGAACCGGTGTCAGCAGACACCCCTGGGAGCAGGGACGAAACGGGGCACCGGCACGCCGCTGGCGGCGTATCCGGCGTGAAACATGGTCGAGGAGAGACTCCTGCCGCTTCACCTGGCGGCGAGAGCGTCACCCGCGCAAGCGGAGTCCGCGGTCGTGAGACCGCACCCCGGGTGTTCGTCCTCGCGAAGGACGGCACTCCACTGGACCCCTGCCATCCGGCACGGGCCAGGAGACTGTTGAAGGCCGGGCGGGCGGTGGTGCACCGGCACACTCCGTTCGTGATCCGGCTGAAAGACCGCACCGCTGCCGCCTCAACGGTGCAGGGCGTAGAGCTCGGCGTCGACCCAGGCTCCAGGCACACCGGGATCGCAGTGTTCCGCGAAGACAGCGGGCATCGTACAGGACTGTACGGTCTGCAGCTCGGACACCGCGGCGCGGCCATCCGCGACGGCTTGACGGCACGGGCCGGGTATCGCCGGCGGCGCCGGTCGGCGAACCTGCGCTATCGGGCACCCCGGTTCGCCAACCGAACTCGGCCGATCGGATGGCTGGCGCCGTCGCTGCAACACCGGGTTGATACCACGATGTCGTGGATCGCTCGCCTGACCCGATGGGCTCCGGTCCGCGCCGTCCACCTGGAGCAGGCGGCGTTCGATGTGCACGCCATGGCGGCCGGGCGCCCGCTGGACGGTGTTGAGTACCAACAGGGCACCCTCCACGGGTACGAGGTCCGGCAGTACCTGCTGGAAAAGTGGGACCGGGCCTGCGCCTACTGTGGTGCTACGGGCACGCCGCTGGACATCGACCACATACACGCGAAGGCACGCGGCGGCTCAGACCGAATCTCCAACCTGGCTATGGCCTGCGTTCCGTGCAACCAGGCCAAGAACGCCACCCCGGTGGAGGAGTTCCTCGCCGGACGGCCCACGGTGCTGGACCGGATCCTGGCTCAGTCGAAGGCGCCGCTACGGGACGCGGCGGCCATGAACGCCACACGGTGGGCGATCTGGCGCGCCCTGTCTAGGTTTGACGTCCCGATACACGGCGCCACAGGTGGCCGCACCAAGTGGAACCGGCGGCGGACCGGAGCCCCAAAGTCGCACACCCTGGACGCACTGCACGTCGGCGAGCTGCACCAGGTGACGACCTGGCCAGGCCAGGTTCTGGCTGCCGCGGCAACCGGCCGCGGGACCCACTGCCGCACCCGCACCGACAAGTACGGCTTTCCGAGGCTGCAGCTACCCCGCATTAAACGCGTCTACGGCTTCGCAACTGGTGACCTGGTCCGCGCTACCGCCCCGACCGGCAAGAACGCCGGGGTCCACACCGGCCGGGTCGCGGTCCGCGCCACCGGCAAGTTCAACATCACCACCCGCCTCGGCACCGTCCAGGGCATTGCCCACCGACACGTCCGCCTGTTGCAGCGCGGCGACGGCTACGCCTACCACCGGCAAGAAGAAGCCGATGCGCCACCCTGACGGTTTCGACGGCATCTCACCTGGCGACGAAACGCCTGTTCTTACCCTGCTCCGCAGGGGTCCGTCCCCTCTCCGGCCCCAAACCAGAGCATCCATGGAGGTTCCCGATGACCGACAAGCCGACGAACGAGGAGTTCCTCCGACAGGCTGATCCGATGCGGCGCGAGCTCCTGGCGCACTGCTACCGGATGATGGGCTCGGTGCACGACGCGGAAGACCTCGTCCAGGAGACGTACTTGCGCGCGTGGCGGGCCTACGACGGCTTCGAAGGGCACTCCTCGCTGCGCACGTGGCTCTATCGCATCGCCACGAACGCCTGCCTGACCGCGCTCGACAGCCGCGGCAGGCGGCCGCTCCCCACCGGTCTCGGCGCTCCCAGCACCGAGGCGACCGCTCCCCTGGTGCAGGACAACGAGGTGCTGTGGCTGGAGCCCGTGCCCGACGCGCTGGCGGGCGCGGCCGGCGACGATCCCGCCTCGATCGTGACCTCGCGCGAGAGCATCAGGCTCGCCCTCATCGCCGCGCTGCAGCACCTGCCGCCCCGGCAGCGCGCGGTGCTGGTCCTGCGCGACGTGCTCAGATGGAAGGCCGCCGAGGTGGCCGAGGCGCTGGAGACGTCCACCGCGGCCGTCAACAGCATCCTCCAGCGGGCCCGCGCCCAGCTCGACCAGGTGCAGCCGAACCGCGACGACCCGGTGGAGCCACTGTCATCCGACCAGCGGGCCCAGCTCGAGCGTTACGTGGCGGCGTTCGAGAACTACGACTTCGAGAGCCTGGTGGAGCAGTTCACCAAGGACGCGATCTGGGAGATGCCGCCTTTCGTCGGCTGGTACCAGGGGCCGGAGTCGATCCTGGAGCTCATGAAGACGCAGTGCCCCGCCAAGGGTCCCGGCGATCTCAAGCTGGTGCCGACCGCCGCCAACGGCCAGACGGCCTTCGCCATGTACTTGCGCGAGGACGGCGTCTACCGGCAGTTCTCGCTCATGGTGGTGACGTTCTCCGGGGAGCGGATCAGCCACGGCGTCATGTTCTTCGAGAAGAAGCTGTTCGAGACGTTCGGGCTGCCGGAGGTGCTGGAGGGTTCCGCGGCAAAGTAGAACGCGTTACAGTCAGCGCCAGAGCATCGTTCTGGAGGCGACTGTGGGCACACCTGTGATCGTCGAGGCCGTTCGCACTCCCATCGGCAAGCGGGCGGGCTGGCTGGCCGGGCTCAAGCCGCAACAGGTCCTGGCCATCGCACTGAACGGGCTCGTCCAGCGCTCGGGCGTCGAGCCGGCGGCCGTCGGCCAGGTCTTCACCGGGTGCGTGACGCAGGCGGGCGAGCAGGGCGGCCACGTCGGGCGATACTCGTGGCTCTATGCCGGGCTGCCGTACGAGGCCGGGGTGACGACCGTGGACGCGCAGTGCGGGTCCTCGCAGCAGGCGGTGCACCTCGCGGCGGCCCTGGTGAGCTCGGGCGTGATCGAGGCGGGTATCGGGTGCGGCGTCGAGGTGATGAGCCGGGCGCCGCTCGGCAGCAACGTGGCGCCCGCCAGGGCCAAGCCGGACGACTGGAGCATCGACCTGCCCGACCAGTTCACCGCCGCCGAGCGGATCGCGCGGCGGCGCGGGCTGACGCGGGAGCGGCTCGACTGGTTCGGGGCGCGCTCACAGCGGCTGGCGGCCAAGGCGTGGGCCGACGGGCGGTTCGGGCGGGAGATCGTGCCCGTCGGGGACGTACGCAGGGACCAGGGATTACGCGAGACCACGGTCGAGACGCTGGCCAAGCTGAAGCCCGTCGCCGAGGGCGCGCTGCACACCGCGGGCACCTCGTCGCAGATCTCCGACGGCGCCGCGGCCGTGCTGGTGATGAGCGAGGAGGCCGCCGCGAGGCAGGGGCTGCGGCCCAGGGCGCGGATCCTGGCGCAGGCGCTCGTGGGCGCTGAGCCGCACTACCACCTGGACGGGCCGGTAGCGGCGACGGCCAAGGTGCTGGCGGCGGCCGGGATGACGATCGGCGACATCGACAGGTTCGAGGTGAACGAGGCGTTCGCGTCGGTCGTACTGTCATGGGCGAGCGTGCACGAGCCCGACTTCGACCGCGTCAACGTCAACGGGGGCGCCATCGCGCTCGGGCATCCGGTCGGCGCCACGGGCGCCCGGCTGATCACCACGGCGCTGCACGAGCTGGAGCGGTCCGACTCGACCACCGCCCTGGTCACGATGTGCGCCGGCGGTGCGCTGGCCACGGCCACCGTCCTGGAGCGGGTCGATTAGAACAATGAGATGGGGCGCATGAAGAGCAGACGCAGGCCGTACTCCGAGCAGCGGCCGCAGGACCTCGGCGGCGGGGTGTGGAGCGTGCCGGTGCCGATCCCGGGCAACCCGCTCGGCTACACGCTCGTCTACGCCGTCGAGTCACCCAAGGGGCCGGTGCTGGTCGACGCCGGGTGGAACCATCCGGACGC
The Nonomuraea helvata genome window above contains:
- a CDS encoding TetR family transcriptional regulator, with the translated sequence MESHPTTGGHSVRTRSQHQRRKRIVQAAAALASRGGVEAMQMRTVAERAGVALGTLYRYFPSKMDLVVAVVGEEIDLLESSIERRPPGAATPSSRAVDVLMRATRGLMREPELADALIRSLIMAEVQTPFGERMTGLLLRVSADGLSLEEATEEQLDLAGSLASVWVQELLEMLRGRRTYDQIQRRIETAAARLLTDI
- a CDS encoding GlxA family transcriptional regulator — its product is MHRVAVLAVDGIIPFELSIPSRIFGTAQGPGGEPLYEVVTCTPDGTPVATAADYRVAVEHDASVLERADTVVVPAAEWFSGITGRDSLPAGLDGALARIRPGARVVSICVGTFVLAAVGLLDGRPATTHWRHAERFAAVFPKVRVDADVLFVDDGDVLTSAGASAGVDLFLHLVRRDHGSRVANQVARGCVVPPWRDGGQAQYIEHPVPEPSSVGTAPTRAWAMERLGAPLRLDDLAGHAGMSRRTFTRHFRQEVGLSPGQWLIQQRVALARHLLETSDLPVDRIADRAGFGTPASLRQHLQAAVGVSPHAYRRTFHLAN
- a CDS encoding NADP-dependent oxidoreductase; amino-acid sequence: MKAISQDTLGGPEVLKTVEVDKPVPGPTEVLVRVEAAGLNPTDWKTRQSGGFLTDRLPFVLGYDVSGVVEASGFGQALYKPGDEVFGMLKYPDAHGAFAEYVTAPSRHFVRKPANIDHVQAAGIPLAGLTAYQALVDVAGLKGGQRVLIHAAAGGVGHLAVQIAKARGAYVIGTASAAKHEFLRGLGADELVDYRNEDFAEVVRDVDVVLDTIGGDYGPRSLPTLRRDGVIVSLVLRELDPGFHERAAELGIRAEAVLVEPDQAAMRALAALVEAGKLRVEIAAVLPLAEAAKAHELGETNRTTGKIVLTVAH
- the iscB gene encoding RNA-guided endonuclease IscB; this translates as MFVLAKDGTPLDPCHPARARRLLKAGRAVVHRHTPFVIRLKDRTAAASTVQGVELGVDPGSRHTGIAVFREDSGHRTGLYGLQLGHRGAAIRDGLTARAGYRRRRRSANLRYRAPRFANRTRPIGWLAPSLQHRVDTTMSWIARLTRWAPVRAVHLEQAAFDVHAMAAGRPLDGVEYQQGTLHGYEVRQYLLEKWDRACAYCGATGTPLDIDHIHAKARGGSDRISNLAMACVPCNQAKNATPVEEFLAGRPTVLDRILAQSKAPLRDAAAMNATRWAIWRALSRFDVPIHGATGGRTKWNRRRTGAPKSHTLDALHVGELHQVTTWPGQVLAAAATGRGTHCRTRTDKYGFPRLQLPRIKRVYGFATGDLVRATAPTGKNAGVHTGRVAVRATGKFNITTRLGTVQGIAHRHVRLLQRGDGYAYHRQEEADAPP
- a CDS encoding sigma-70 family RNA polymerase sigma factor, which produces MTDKPTNEEFLRQADPMRRELLAHCYRMMGSVHDAEDLVQETYLRAWRAYDGFEGHSSLRTWLYRIATNACLTALDSRGRRPLPTGLGAPSTEATAPLVQDNEVLWLEPVPDALAGAAGDDPASIVTSRESIRLALIAALQHLPPRQRAVLVLRDVLRWKAAEVAEALETSTAAVNSILQRARAQLDQVQPNRDDPVEPLSSDQRAQLERYVAAFENYDFESLVEQFTKDAIWEMPPFVGWYQGPESILELMKTQCPAKGPGDLKLVPTAANGQTAFAMYLREDGVYRQFSLMVVTFSGERISHGVMFFEKKLFETFGLPEVLEGSAAK
- a CDS encoding steroid 3-ketoacyl-CoA thiolase — translated: MGTPVIVEAVRTPIGKRAGWLAGLKPQQVLAIALNGLVQRSGVEPAAVGQVFTGCVTQAGEQGGHVGRYSWLYAGLPYEAGVTTVDAQCGSSQQAVHLAAALVSSGVIEAGIGCGVEVMSRAPLGSNVAPARAKPDDWSIDLPDQFTAAERIARRRGLTRERLDWFGARSQRLAAKAWADGRFGREIVPVGDVRRDQGLRETTVETLAKLKPVAEGALHTAGTSSQISDGAAAVLVMSEEAAARQGLRPRARILAQALVGAEPHYHLDGPVAATAKVLAAAGMTIGDIDRFEVNEAFASVVLSWASVHEPDFDRVNVNGGAIALGHPVGATGARLITTALHELERSDSTTALVTMCAGGALATATVLERVD